A segment of the Chryseobacterium scophthalmum genome:
GGATTTTCTTTTCCACTCGCTCATTTCATTAAAACCGAACCAAAAGTAAGAGAATTTATTCTTGAAAATCTGAATAGCTTAAAAAAGAGAAATTTTTTCAAATCGGAGATTATCGATGAATGGTGGAACAACCAAAAAAACGAATATGACTGTGTAAAAATCTGGCAATTGGTGACTTTTGAACTTTGGTATCAGAAATATTTTGAAAATCAATAAACTTATTTTTCATTAATATTTTATCTTTGTAGGAATGAAGAAAATATTTCTTGTTTTAACGCTTATCAGTCTCACGCTTCTCTGTTGCGGAAGTGATGAAGATTCTCTGCAGAAAATTGATCAGCTTTTTAATCTTTACATCAAAGATTCATCCGGAAATGACCTTTTGAAACCTACAGAAATTGGTTCTTACACAGGAGTTACTTTTACTGATCAATTGGCGGAAAAAGATAATGTGAATGTAAGCTATAACCGAAAAATGCTTGCTGATTCTACTTATTATCTCGAGTATCTTGCAGGAGCAACAAGGCAGTTTGTAGAAGACACTTCTGATGGAGGTAAAATTTACAAATCGGAAATTCGGGTTTCTTTGACTAAAAAGATATCAGAAACGCAGAATGCTCCTGTAGTTCAGGATAAGCTCGAAATATTTTATCGATCCTCCCCAAATGTTTTCGAAGTTTCGAGAGTGCTTTATAATAATCAATTGATATTTACAAAAGTTCCCGATCAGCCAAATGTGGCTACAATCGTAAAATAATCTTAAATTTGCATAATTGCGGGATGTATGATGCAGGATGATGGAAGTTTTATCAAGAAGCTTCTTCATCAAATTTAGCATTAAACACCCATCATCAAACACCCAACAACTAACTTATGTTACAGGTTAATTTTTTGCGCGACAATAAAGAACGCGTTTTAGAAGGTCTTCAAAAAAGACAATTCAAGAATCTTGAGTTGGTAGACGAGGCTATCGTTACCGATGAAGAAAGAAAAAGAATTCAGTTTGAATTAGATTCGCAACTTTCCGAGATCAATAAAATTTCCAAAGAAATTGGTATTTTAATGAAAGAAGGAAAAAGAGAAGAAGCTGAAGCATCCAAATCTAAAACAGCCCAGTTCAAAGAGTCGAGTAAAGAATTACAGACACAGCTAGAAAACGTTGAGAAATCTTTGCTTACAATTTTGTATCAGATTCCAAACGTTCCTTACGAATTGGTAAAAGCAGGTGTTTCTGCAGATGATAACGAAATTATTTATCAGTCTCATGATGTGGAAGGTTTAGGTGAAGGAGCAATTCCTCACTGGGAACTGGCAAAAAAATACAACCTGATTGATTTTGAATTGGGTGTGAAAATTGCCGGAGCTGGTTTCCCTGTGTACTTCGGGAAAGGAGCGAGACTTCAGAGAGCTTTGGTTCAATATTTCTTAGATAAAAATACAGATGCTGGTTATCTTGAAGTAAATCCGCCACACGTTGTGAATGAAGCTTCAGGTTACGGAACGGGGCAATTGCCGGATAAAGAAGGGCAAATGTATTACATCAACGCAGATGATTTATATTTAATTCCTACAGCGGAAGTTCCGGTGACGAATTTATACCGTGATGTTTTGTTGGATGAAAAAGATCTTCCAATTAAAAATACGGCGTTCTCTCAGTGTTACAGAAGAGAAGCGGGAAGTTACGGAGCTCATGTAAGAGGTCTGAACCGTCTTCACCAGTTTGAAAAAGTAGAAATTGTAAGATTAGAAAAACCTGAGAATTCTTATGCTGTTTTGGAAGAAATGGTAGAGCATATTAAAGGAATTTTAGAAGATCTTGAATTGCCTTACAGAGTGTTGAGACTTTGTGGGGGTGATACAGGTTTTGCTTCTGCAATGACTTACGATTTTGAAGTATGGAGTGCTGCTCAGGAAAAATGGCTTGAAGTAAGTTCTGTTTCTAATTTTGAAACTTTCCAAGCAAATCGATTGAAATGCCGTTACAAAGCAGACGGAAAATCTCAGTTAGTGCATACATTGAATGGTTCTGCAATGGCATTGCCAAGAATTATGGCAGCTTTGCTTGAAAATAATCAGACTGAAGAAGGAATTAAGCTTCCTAAAAAGATCGCTGAATATGCGAGATTTGAATTGATTAATTAGAATTTAGAATTTATTTTATATAATGAAACCACCGAAATTCGGTGGTTTTATCTTTGTTGGTAAATTGTAAATTATTGATTTTCAGCTTGAAAAATAATTCTTTTTTTGTTGAAAAAATAAGTATTTTAGTCGCAAATTTTTAATGATGAAATACAAATTTTTATTTTTTACCTTAATGGTAATGATTCTTAATTCATGTGGCGGAAGTGATTCTGATGATTCTACATTTATCAATGTTCCAAATCCTATTCCTTCGACACCTCCGAAAACAATCAGTTTACGTACAACAACAGAAATATTTCCTACGTCGGCAGTATTCAGAGCTAATATTGTACAACAAGATGGACAAGGTGAAACTCCCGGATTTGTTTATGGTACAACACCAAATCCTACGGTTATCAACAATACTTCTGTGACAACTATTGCACAAGGTTCTACAAACTTTGAGGTAAAGTCTGGAACGTTACAACCCAATACAACCTATTATGTGAGAGGATTCATAAAAACAGGTGAAGGTATTTATACATACACTGCAGAGACAAGTTTTAAAACAACAGGTTATTTCGGACCCGGAGGCGGATATGTCGCTTACGATAAAGGAGAAATTATTAATGGTTGGAGATATATGGAAATTCATCCTCAAAGTGCTTATTATGGAACGTCTGCACAAGGTGCTAAATGGGGAGATCTTAATTTGTTTATTTCTGGAACTTATCCTGACTTTGGTAAAGGTCTTGAGAATTCAATAATAATTGCTGCGAATAATCCGGGAGTTAACTGTGCTGCAAAAGTTTGTTTAGATCTTGTAAGAAATGGAATGTCTGATTGGTTTTTGCCATCAAGCCAAGAATTGCTTACACTTTCAAAAGAGCTTAAGAAGGCAAATATCTCTTTGATAGGTTATGGATCAATATGGTCATCCACTCAAAAAAATGATATATCTGCATTCGATGTGAGGTTTGAGCTGTCGGGTGAAATTCTGATTTCAGATATGGTAAAGTCAAGTGATATGAAAGTTTATCCAGCTAGGAGATATTAAATTTAATTGATGATTTTTAATAAATATAAAAGCTGTCCAATATGGGTAGCTTTTATTATTTATGTTTGAATTAATTTATGGATGTGAAGTTGAAAACCTATACAGATAACTTTAATAAATTAAATGCATGCTATTTATTTTTAAATGAGAACTGTACTTTTTTTATCTTTCCCTTTCTATTTCAACGTCCATTCCACAAAATCATTCATCACTTCTTCCCAATGTGGTTTTTGATGATTGACTTTTCCATTTTCTACTTCGAAGAAATTATGTTCAAGATTTAAATATCTTTTCAATGTCAGATTATTATTGTTTTCTCTGATGAAATAGAGCGGAATAATATCGTTCAGATCACTTGCAATATCATGAGTTCCGTATGCTAAATAAATTGGTTTTTTAAATTGTAACCAATCATCCAATAAAGGTACTGAGAAAGATTTCCACGCAAGAAGTTCCGGCTTCTCGGCTAACTTTTTGGGGTTGTCTGCATCTCTGAACATTTGATATTCTTGTTCAATCCCTTTATCGGCTTCTTCCCAGGAAATTTGTTTTTGCTCAGCTTCTTTTCGGTATTCTCTGATATTCTGATCAATTCTGCCAAAAGGATTTGCTGAAAATAAACCTAATTTAGAAACATTTTTATTCGCAGCTGCCACTTTGGTAGCAACTTTTGAACCTTGAGAAGAACCTGCAACAATTAATTTCGAACGGTCTACCCATTTTTGCTTATTTAAAAATTTCAGGACTTTCAGTGCACGGTTTACGTAGTTTTCTAAGTAATCTGCTTTTTGAAACTCTAAAGTGGGTTGATTTTCATTTTTAGAATTTCCGTAATACCAATAAGATTCGTTAATATTTTTTTCATCAGCTATTAAAGGTGTTTTAGGCATTGAAATGATTACTAAATGATAATTTTTGACAATGTTTTCTACATCAAAATTGGTGATTCCACCACCAATTATCCAAATTCCTTCTTCTTTTGAATTGACATAAATCGGGTAGGGAAGTGAACCTTGACACCACAGAAATACTGTTTTTTTTTGTTCTAGTTTAGTATCATAAACAATAAATTCAATAGAATCATTTTTATCTGAGATCTCGAAGGCAGTTGACTGGTTATTAATTATTTTTCCCTGTTGAGAGATAAAAAATTGAGACAGAATGATAAACAGAAAACTAATTTTAAGCTTCATAAATAGGATTGATTAATGACAGGTTGCCGGATTATGTTTATGGTTCGGGTCTGTGTTGTGACAATTCACATCATGTTCAGGAGAAACCTTCATTGCTTCCGATGGTGGAGAAATGTAGGGAATCCCAAGTTCAAGACCTCTTAGAATAAACAATCCACCAAGGATAATCATTACAGCTGGGACGAATTTTAGCACTTTAACTCTAAATGCCTGGTTCATTAGATTTCCTACCAAAACAACGGTAAACATAAATGGAAGTGTTCCTAATCCGAATAACGCCATAAAAGAAGCGCCCTGCCAAATTCCGCCACTTGCAAGACTTGCTGTAAGAGCCATATAAACCATTCCGCATGGTAAAAATCCGTTCAGAATACCTGTGGTGAATCTTGAGCGGTAATCTGCTTTCTGAAGCAGTTTCCCGAGGTTTGATTTAACTTTAAAAAGAAATTTAGAGATAAAAGGAATTTTTGAAGCAAAATCTTTTCCGCCAAATGAAAATAATGCCATGATAATCAGCAAAACTCCCACTCCAATCGTAAGATATTGCTGAAAACCTGCCATCTCAAATCCCTGACCTACAATTCCTAAAATTGCGCCTAAAAAAGCGTAAGTTGCAATTCTTCCAAACTGATAGGTAAGATTTTGAAGATAGTAATTGGTTGCCTGCTTTTTGGTTAAACCCATTGATAACGCAATGGGACCGCACATTCCGATACAGTGAAAACCGGATGCGAAGCCTAAACCAATTGCAGATATAATCAATGCTATTTCCATATCACATCATAATCGAGTCTATAGTCGATTTTATCTTTAATCCAATGGAGTCTTAAGGTATAATTTCCGTTTTTTAAAACTGATGAAGGAATAACAAAAGAGTTGCTCACATCTAGTTTTACCGTTTTTTTAACGTCTAAATTCTGATCGTCGGATCTGTTTAAGACAAAACTTACCACAGTATTTGAATTGTTGATATCTTTCGGGAAGGTTAATTTTATTCCTTCGGCTGATTGAGAATATGCCGGTTTTTCAGCAAGCTCATCTGCTCGTTTTTTAGCATCAATCACAGACTGGTAAAGAAGTTCTTCTTCGTAATATTTGTCGGTAACCATTTCAGAGTTTTTCTGTCCGTTTGGAAAAAGAAAAACCATGGATAAAATAAATATAATGAATGAGGCTAAAGCTAAAAAAATACCGTGTCCCCAAGTGAAATTTTTCATAATTTAAAATTTTAAAACTGTAATTTAAAAGGTCCTTCGAAATACGTTTGATAAGAATCGATCAACTTTCCTTTCATATCATAAACGCCGATGGTGATGTTTTGTTTAGACAGATTCATTTCCGCTTCCGGGAAACTGATGTTGATGGTACCTTTAGAAATCTTGTCACGTTCTACCGTAATTTTGCTTGATGCGCTGTAACCCACTTCTGCATGCGCAGGTTCTATTACTTTAATAGTAACAATCTTTTTGTCGTTTGTTTTATTCAGGAAAGTATAGTTGTACGTATTGATGATTTTTCCTTCTCTTACAAAGAATGTACTTCCTGCAGGTTTAATGAATTTTGCTTCCATCTCGCCACGGCTTGAAAGTAAATATCCTAAGAACCCTACCAATAAAACCAAAACAACGGCAAAGCCTTTCATTCTTCCGGTAAATTTATACGGAGCTCCGGTTTCTATTTCTTTTTCGGATGCGTAACGTACCAAACCTTTTGGTAAGCCTACTTTTTCCATTACTTCGTCACAAGCATCGATACAGGCAGTACAATTTACACATTCTAGCTGTTGTCCGTCTCTGATGTCAATTCCGGTAGGGCAAACTACAACACATTGATAACAGTCGATACAATCTCCTTTTCCAGCAGCTTTTCTATCTTCACCTTTTCTCCATTTAGAACGGTTTTCACCTCTTTTAAAATCGTAAAAAACGTTGATGGTTTCTTTATCAATTAAAACTCCCTGCAATCTTCCGTACGGACAAACCAATGTACAAACCTGCTCTCTGAACCATGCGAATACAAAGTAAAAAGCTGCTGTAAATAAAATCATTACGATGAAGTTGGTAGGATTGGCAAATGGTCCTTCGGAAACAATGTTAAATACTTCCTCATACCCCACAATATACATAAACATAAAATGGGTAATGATTAAGGAAATAACAACGTAAACCGACCACTTTAAACTTCTTTTCCAGATTTTCTCTGTATTCCACTCCTGTCTGTCAAGCTTCATTTGCTTATTTCGGTCTCCTTCAATCAGATATTCTATTTTACGAAAGACAGATTCCATAAAAATTGTCTGAGGGCAAATCCACCCGCAGAAAATTCTTCCGAATGCAATCGTAAAAATAATAATGAAAATAAGAGATGCAATAGCGCCTAATGTAAGGATGAAAAAATCTTGCGGATAGAAAGGCTGTCCTGCAATAAAGAATTCTCTATCGATAACGTTAAACAAAAAGAAAGGGTTTCCATTGATTTTTATAAATGGAACGGCAAAATATACAACCAACAGAATGTAGCTTACCAGATTTCTGTAATTGGTGTATTTACCTTTTGGTTTTTTAGGAAAAACCCACTTTCTTTTACCGGATTGTTCCATTGTGCCTATAGAATCTCTATAGGTTTCAGGGTCTAAGACCTGTCCTTGTCCACCGCGAGCGATGTCTTCATCTATTTTTGACATTTTTACTAGGTTTTAAAAAACGAAAAAACATAATTCGTTACTATTTTTATCTAATAACAAATTATGTTTTTCATATACTTTCTATTTTTTTTTAATTACTGTTTTTCCCAATGAGCTTCATCACCGTATGGTGGTGCGCCGCCTTCTGCAGGTGTAATTGGTTTTTTAAGCTGGTTGATAGAGTAAACGTAAGCTGCAACATTCTGAATGTCTGTACCTGTTAAAACTCCATTTTTCCCCCAAGCCTGCATTGCAGTTCCTGTAACTCCATTTTCAACTACGTGGAATACGTTTTTGAATAATGTTTTTTCAGGTTGGTTGTGCCAGAAATTATCTGTCAAGTTAGGGCCGATACCTCCTTTACCTCCGTCTGAGTGACAAGATACACAGTTGGTTTTGAAAACTTCTTCACCCAATGCAATATTGTCTTCAGAGAAAACTGCTGATTCTATTGTTACTGGTGGTTGATCTGCAAGATATATTGCAATTGCAGCTTCTTGTTCCTTATACTCTTTATCATATTCGCTGATAGGATGAGCAAAATCGGTAAAAGCATAAGCACAGATATAAACGATACAGAATACAGTTCCGAAATAGAATAAACCTAACCACCATTTTGGTAATTGATTATCCAATTCCATAATTCCATCGAAACCATGGTCGATAAGAATATCTTTTTCGTGAGTATCTGATTGCTTTTTGAAAGCTGCATCATACTGTCTTCTCAAGAAAGGAATTTTCTTTTCAGCTAAGTAAGCAGACTTTTCTTCAGCCGTTAATTTTTTAAATTTATTGTTCTCAATCAAATCTCCGATAGCGCTGTGAATGTATGCTAAAATAGCACTGATCACAACAGTTCCCCAGAAATATGGTGAAGCTAAAAACGAGTAGCTCTGAACAAATAAATAATAAAATATTACTAATAATACTGTTATTATTAAAATGTTTACAACAACCGGTGTTCTTTGTCTCATAATAAATAGTTTAATTTTTTAAATTAAAATCATCTTCGTCATCCCCAAGCGGAGCGTGCTCTTCTTCTTTGTAATATTTTTTAGGCCTGCTAAAAACATAGATTATCAAAGCAACGAAAAACAACATAAAGAAAATCAGAGCCAATGTTTGATACAAACCTGCATTTTCAGTATTGGATAATATATCTTTAAAGTTTTGAGGAATCATCGTAAGCTTTTAATTTTATTAGTTACTAGCTGTTTTTATTTCTGTCGTTTTAATATCAGTACCCAATCTCTGAAGATAAGCGATAAGAGCGATAATCTCTTTTTTCTCTAATTCTCCTTTAGGTTTGTTCTCGTACACTTTTTTAACGTCAGCCGCTTCTACGAAGATATCTTTTACAATTTTCGCTGCCTGATTGTCTGCCCATTTATCTGCAGTATCAATCTGAGCTTTTGTATAAGGTACATCGTAGGTATTTTTCATGAACTTGATTTTGTCTACCATTTGAGAACGGTCAAGATTATTTGAAATCAACCATGGGTAACGTGGCATAATAGAACCTGCAGACGTTTGTCTTGGGTTATACATATGCTTGTAGTGCCAAGAACTTGGGTTTTTACCACCTTCTCTATGTAAATCTGGTCCAGTTCTTTTAGATCCCCAAAGGAAAGGTCTGTCGTAAACAAATTCTCCAGCTTTAGAGTACTGTCCGTTTTTACCGTTAAATCTTACAATCTCGTCTCTGAATGGTCTTACCATTTGTGAGTGACAAGCGTTACAACCTTCACGAATATATAAATCTCTACCTTCTAATTCTAATGGTGAATAAGGTTTCACCGCAGAAATTGTAGGTACACTTTTCTTTAATGATAAAGTAGGAATAATTTCTACCATACTTCCTATAGAGATAGTAAGTAATGCTAAAACTGTCATCAAGATTGGCATTCTTTCTAACCAAAGGTGAAGACCTTCTCCTTCTTTACGTCTGTTGCTGATGTTAGCCAAAGCAGGTGCTTCTGCAGGAACTTCTTTTTGGAAAGATCCTTTTTTGATTGTCATGTAAACGTTCACTACCATTAAAAGACCTCCTGAAAGATAGAATAAACCACCTAAGAATCTCATTTTAAAGTAAGGAATAATTGCAGTAACAGTATCTAACCAGTTTTTCCACAATAAAGTTCCGTCCGGGTTGAATTGTTTCCACATCAAACCTTGAGTAAATCCTGCGATATACATTGGTACTGCGTAGAAAATAATCCCTAAAGTACCCAACCAGAAATGCCAGTTAGCTAATTTTACAGACCACATTTTGGTTCTCCACATGATCGGTACCAAATAATAGATAACACCGAATGCCATGAAACCATTCCATCCTAATGCTCCTAAATGTACGTGACCGATAACCCAGTCTGTAAAGTGACCAATTTTATTGATGTTTTTTGTTGCCAAAAGAGGTCCTTCAAATGTTGCCATACCATAACAAGTAACTGCAACTACGAAGAATTTCAAGATAGGATTTTCTCTTACTTTATCCCAAGCTCCTCTTAATGTAAGAAGACCATTCAGCATTCCTCCCCAAGATGGAGCGATAAGCATAATTGAGAATCCAGTTCCCACTGCTTGTGCCCATGCCGGTAAAGCTGTATACTGAAGGTGATGAGGACCAGCCCAGATATATACGAAAATCAATGACCAAAAG
Coding sequences within it:
- a CDS encoding cbb3-type cytochrome oxidase subunit 3 — protein: MIPQNFKDILSNTENAGLYQTLALIFFMLFFVALIIYVFSRPKKYYKEEEHAPLGDDEDDFNLKN
- the ccoG gene encoding cytochrome c oxidase accessory protein CcoG — its product is MSKIDEDIARGGQGQVLDPETYRDSIGTMEQSGKRKWVFPKKPKGKYTNYRNLVSYILLVVYFAVPFIKINGNPFFLFNVIDREFFIAGQPFYPQDFFILTLGAIASLIFIIIFTIAFGRIFCGWICPQTIFMESVFRKIEYLIEGDRNKQMKLDRQEWNTEKIWKRSLKWSVYVVISLIITHFMFMYIVGYEEVFNIVSEGPFANPTNFIVMILFTAAFYFVFAWFREQVCTLVCPYGRLQGVLIDKETINVFYDFKRGENRSKWRKGEDRKAAGKGDCIDCYQCVVVCPTGIDIRDGQQLECVNCTACIDACDEVMEKVGLPKGLVRYASEKEIETGAPYKFTGRMKGFAVVLVLLVGFLGYLLSSRGEMEAKFIKPAGSTFFVREGKIINTYNYTFLNKTNDKKIVTIKVIEPAHAEVGYSASSKITVERDKISKGTINISFPEAEMNLSKQNITIGVYDMKGKLIDSYQTYFEGPFKLQF
- a CDS encoding alpha/beta hydrolase fold domain-containing protein, giving the protein MKLKISFLFIILSQFFISQQGKIINNQSTAFEISDKNDSIEFIVYDTKLEQKKTVFLWCQGSLPYPIYVNSKEEGIWIIGGGITNFDVENIVKNYHLVIISMPKTPLIADEKNINESYWYYGNSKNENQPTLEFQKADYLENYVNRALKVLKFLNKQKWVDRSKLIVAGSSQGSKVATKVAAANKNVSKLGLFSANPFGRIDQNIREYRKEAEQKQISWEEADKGIEQEYQMFRDADNPKKLAEKPELLAWKSFSVPLLDDWLQFKKPIYLAYGTHDIASDLNDIIPLYFIRENNNNLTLKRYLNLEHNFFEVENGKVNHQKPHWEEVMNDFVEWTLK
- the ccoN gene encoding cytochrome-c oxidase, cbb3-type subunit I, yielding METQKFSYDNSIVRAFLYATIVFGIIGFVFGLTAALMLFYPELPEFLFGTDDTTINSLASGNIQGLINTNGALGFGRIRMLHTNTVIFAFVCNIVYVGVYYSTQRLLKTRMYSDTLSWIHFWTWQFMIVATFITFFMGINTSKEYAEHEWPIDILIAVSWIIFGANMILTIAKRRVRHLYVAIWFYLGTWVAVAMLHIFNNLEVPLTFSGWKSYSAYAGAKDAIVQWWYGHNAVAFVLTTPVLGLMYYFLPKAADRPVFSYKLSIIHFWSLIFVYIWAGPHHLQYTALPAWAQAVGTGFSIMLIAPSWGGMLNGLLTLRGAWDKVRENPILKFFVVAVTCYGMATFEGPLLATKNINKIGHFTDWVIGHVHLGALGWNGFMAFGVIYYLVPIMWRTKMWSVKLANWHFWLGTLGIIFYAVPMYIAGFTQGLMWKQFNPDGTLLWKNWLDTVTAIIPYFKMRFLGGLFYLSGGLLMVVNVYMTIKKGSFQKEVPAEAPALANISNRRKEGEGLHLWLERMPILMTVLALLTISIGSMVEIIPTLSLKKSVPTISAVKPYSPLELEGRDLYIREGCNACHSQMVRPFRDEIVRFNGKNGQYSKAGEFVYDRPFLWGSKRTGPDLHREGGKNPSSWHYKHMYNPRQTSAGSIMPRYPWLISNNLDRSQMVDKIKFMKNTYDVPYTKAQIDTADKWADNQAAKIVKDIFVEAADVKKVYENKPKGELEKKEIIALIAYLQRLGTDIKTTEIKTASN
- a CDS encoding cbb3-type cytochrome c oxidase N-terminal domain-containing protein, whose protein sequence is MRQRTPVVVNILIITVLLVIFYYLFVQSYSFLASPYFWGTVVISAILAYIHSAIGDLIENNKFKKLTAEEKSAYLAEKKIPFLRRQYDAAFKKQSDTHEKDILIDHGFDGIMELDNQLPKWWLGLFYFGTVFCIVYICAYAFTDFAHPISEYDKEYKEQEAAIAIYLADQPPVTIESAVFSEDNIALGEEVFKTNCVSCHSDGGKGGIGPNLTDNFWHNQPEKTLFKNVFHVVENGVTGTAMQAWGKNGVLTGTDIQNVAAYVYSINQLKKPITPAEGGAPPYGDEAHWEKQ
- the serS gene encoding serine--tRNA ligase → MLQVNFLRDNKERVLEGLQKRQFKNLELVDEAIVTDEERKRIQFELDSQLSEINKISKEIGILMKEGKREEAEASKSKTAQFKESSKELQTQLENVEKSLLTILYQIPNVPYELVKAGVSADDNEIIYQSHDVEGLGEGAIPHWELAKKYNLIDFELGVKIAGAGFPVYFGKGARLQRALVQYFLDKNTDAGYLEVNPPHVVNEASGYGTGQLPDKEGQMYYINADDLYLIPTAEVPVTNLYRDVLLDEKDLPIKNTAFSQCYRREAGSYGAHVRGLNRLHQFEKVEIVRLEKPENSYAVLEEMVEHIKGILEDLELPYRVLRLCGGDTGFASAMTYDFEVWSAAQEKWLEVSSVSNFETFQANRLKCRYKADGKSQLVHTLNGSAMALPRIMAALLENNQTEEGIKLPKKIAEYARFELIN
- a CDS encoding FixH family protein, with the translated sequence MKNFTWGHGIFLALASFIIFILSMVFLFPNGQKNSEMVTDKYYEEELLYQSVIDAKKRADELAEKPAYSQSAEGIKLTFPKDINNSNTVVSFVLNRSDDQNLDVKKTVKLDVSNSFVIPSSVLKNGNYTLRLHWIKDKIDYRLDYDVIWK
- a CDS encoding sulfite exporter TauE/SafE family protein, translating into MEIALIISAIGLGFASGFHCIGMCGPIALSMGLTKKQATNYYLQNLTYQFGRIATYAFLGAILGIVGQGFEMAGFQQYLTIGVGVLLIIMALFSFGGKDFASKIPFISKFLFKVKSNLGKLLQKADYRSRFTTGILNGFLPCGMVYMALTASLASGGIWQGASFMALFGLGTLPFMFTVVLVGNLMNQAFRVKVLKFVPAVMIILGGLFILRGLELGIPYISPPSEAMKVSPEHDVNCHNTDPNHKHNPATCH